The following are encoded in a window of Fusarium verticillioides 7600 chromosome 6, whole genome shotgun sequence genomic DNA:
- a CDS encoding amidophosphoribosyltransferase, with protein sequence MKSYFLFAVKIWTTLHPCLSLPTSSPIFRHFHTSTPSAQVEMAARTLRKRKDVGREEVPVKKMKTGRKTKHQVEDEYLDDLPRNLGPVRAPRKEIESIPTPPENSEEMQDLEESAKVEEASPVAKSEMKAAKQGSTQVTELATRRSLRPRKSTSKSSYFESDDETSTKSQVKLLTDEDLQVAIEAPVRKTVKKTKDNPYGLTPGMTPFPEWSTPSAEECEEVYRRLAKIHGEAKAPEKIPAPSLEVSGCGEVPSVLDALIRTRLSANTSNRNSSAAFRGLVTTFGTVDKGIGKGSVDWNKVRVAPLPTIVESIKTGGLAQVKGKDIKAILELVHEENTKRREAFMQEKKGGNLSGIAGADNKTQGQKDLEILKTDQDILSLDHIHGMAPDEAMQTLTKFPGIGVKTASCVILFCLQQPSFAVDTHVHRISGWLKWIPPKATRDQTFSHLEVRIPNHLKYGLHKLFVQHGRSCIRCRANTSEGSEEWNKSKCPLDGLMERTGKRQYGGKAGLKKQLKEEDSD encoded by the coding sequence ATGAAAAGCTATTTCCTATTTGCCGTCAAGATTTGGACAACCTTGCACCCCTGTCTGAGTCTACctacatcatctccaatcttTCGTCACTTCCACACTTCTACACCTTCTGCGCAAGTCGAGATGGCTGCTCGAACATTACGGAAACGTAAGGACGTAGGTAGAGAGGAGGTGCCCgtgaagaaaatgaagacCGGGAGGAAGACCAAGCACCAGGTGGAGGATGAGTATTTGGATGACCTACCGCGCAATCTGGGACCTGTTCGTGCTCCCAGGAAGGAAATCGAGTCGATTCCTACACCCCCGGAAAATTCGGAAGAAATGCAGGACTTGGAGGAAAGTgccaaagttgaagaggccTCACCTGTGGCCAAATCGGAGATGAAAGCTGCGAAGCAAGGTTCGACCCAGGTCACGGAGTTGGCAACCCGAAGATCCCTTCGCCCAAGGAAATCAACATCAAAATCTTCATACTTCGAATCTGATGACGAGACATCAACTAAGTCTCAAGTCAAGCTTTTGACGGATGAGGATCTCCAGGTGGCAATAGAAGCACCAGTTCGGAAAACGGTCAAAAAGACGAAGGATAACCCGTATGGACTTACTCCCGGCATGACGCCTTTTCCAGAGTGGAGTACCCCATCAGCAGAAGAATGTGAAGAGGTCTATCGTCGACTGGCAAAAATACatggagaagcaaaagcccCCGAGAAGATACCAGCGCCATCTTTGGAAGTGTCGGGTTGCGGAGAGGTACCATCTGTTCTCGATGCCTTAATTCGTACCCGCTTAAGCGCGAACACTTCCAACCGCAACTCAAGTGCAGCATTCAGGGGGCTGGTGACCACATTCGGCACTGTTGACAAAGGTATTGGGAAAGGCAGCGTTGACTGGAACAAGGTCAGAGTTGCTCCTTTGCCCACCATCGTTGAATCAATCAAGACAGGCGGCTTGGCTCAAGTCAAGGGTAAAGACATAAAGGCAATCCTGGAGTTAGTTCATGAAGAGAACACCAAACGACGAGAGGCCTTTATGCAAGAGAAAAAAGGGGGAAACTTGTCTGGTATTGCCGGAGCGGACAACAAAACTCAAGGTCAAAAAGATCTTGAAATCTTGAAGACTGACCAAGATATTCTTTCACTAGACCATATACATGGTATGGCTCCCGATGAAGCCATGCAGACACTCACTAAATTCCCTGGTATTGGCGTCAAGACAGCATCTTGCGTTATTCTCTTCTGCCTCCAACAACCCAGCTTCGCAGTCGACACCCATGTTCACCGCATCAGTGGATGGTTGAAATGGATACCCCCCAAAGCCACTCGAGATCAGACATTTAGTCATCTGGAGGTGCGCATCCCCAATCATCTGAAGTATGGATTGCACAAGCTGTTCGTTCAACACGGACGAAGTTGTATCCGCTGTAGAGCAAACACAAGCGAGGGGAGCGAAGAATGGAATAAATCAAAATGTCCTCTCGATGGGCTGATGGAGCGAACGGGGAAGAGGCAGTATGGAGGGAAAGCAggattgaagaagcagctgaaggaggaggacaGTGATTAA
- a CDS encoding DNA (cytosine-5-)-methyltransferase produces the protein MSIERIDLEAQQETDTVLFLSEEYRGTFGRRRRLSSCTIGDEDTSSHSNTPARLLEQGELELKAIRLQNRTIQAGSFLEVRSFLSGKYLVEFILVKILFRCRSTNAVKIRGTPFLRNRSALAKLPKKPNEVCMLICRDFDTNNEEETDISTSQVKLEVCYAGQGSRRIQVEESLVRIDPSEVSRREYRISNEILRNRWRGTTAKGGSWNPFSGGHLIDLESERPSEEDRGHGQRYTIFDSCSGAGGVSRGALMAGFKVQYALDKAPEVWDTYQANFSETELFKMSLDQFLSSPQTSHMRVDVLHFSPPCQFFSPAHTHASEHDDTNIFALYGCNQLLKKLRPRIITVEQTFGLTHDRHEEYFNGFLGDFTQHGYSIRWRVIRLCTWGAAQDRRRLIIIAAAPGERLPTFPQATHSREGGNGLLSYNSIGKALRGIRAGDDLHDLHNVHYFDPPRAPYDPERLAGTVTTGGSDFYYPDGTRKLTLREYASLQGFPKSHQFLGTKTSIKRQIGNAFPPNTVRVLYKHLEQWLLNEDRMKPFTSNQDTILIEDDSEATANFTDDSEDRTRHSPDMMDGNIVEAFDIQQHRRGRYPWAVEDMVIDLT, from the exons ATGTCTATCGAAAGAATCGACCTTGAGGCGCAACAAGAGACGGATACCGTTTTATTTCTTTCTGAAGAATACCGTGGGACTTTTGGTCGTCGAAGGCGTCTCTCATCTTGCACAATTGGAGATGAGGATACCAGCAGCCACTCAAACACCCCAGCCCGCCTCCTCGAACAGGGTGAACTTGAACTCAAAGCAATAAGGCTACAGAATAGGACTATACAAGCCGGTTCCTTTCTTGAAGTACGCTCATTTCTTTCCGGAAAATATCTTGTTGAGTTTATTCTGGTCAAAATCCTATTTCGATGCCGGTCTACAAATGCGGTCAAAATCCGTGGCACACCGTTCCTGAGAAATCGTTCAGCTTTAGCAAAActtccaaagaagccaaacGAAGTCTGCATGCTGATATGTCGAGATTTCGACACGAATaacgaagaagaaacagacaTCAGTACATCACAAGTG AAGCTGGAGGTTTGTTACGCTGGACAAGGGAGCCGCCGCATTCAGGTTGAAGAATCTCTTGTTCGTATTGACCCCAGCGAAGTCTCGCGGAGAGAATATAGAATTTCCAACGAGATACTCCGCAAcagatggcgaggaactACCGCCAAAGGAGGCTCATGGAACCCCTTTTCAGGCGGTCACCTCATCGACCTGGAGTCTGAGCGGCCCAGCGAGGAAGATCGAGGCCACGGTCAGCGGTACACAATATTTGACTCTTGTTCCGGTGCTGGCGGGGTATCGCGAGGAGCCCTCATGGCTGGTTTCAAAGTCCAATATGCATTGGATAAAGCGCCCGAGGTTTGGGATACCTACCAAGCAAACTTTTCTGAAACCGAACTATTCAAGATGTCGCTTGACCAATTTCTATCCAGCCCGCAGACGAGTCATATGCGAGTTGATGTTCTACACTTTTCTCCGCCCTGTCAATTCTTTTCGCCAGCACACACACATGCATCAGAACATGATGATACAAATATCTTTGCCTTATATGGCTGCAATCAACTACTCAAAAAGTTGCGTCCCCGTATAATCACCGTGGAGCAAACATTCGGGCTTACGCATGACCGGCACGAGGAGTacttcaatggcttcctcgGGGACTTCACACAGCATGGATACTCCATACGCTGGAGAGTCATAAGGCTTTGCACGTGGGGAGCTGCTCAAGACCGGAGGCGCCTAATCATTATTGCCGCCGCACCGGGCGAGAGACTTCCAACCTTCCCCCAAGCTACACACAGTCGTGAGGGCGGCAATGGACTGCTGTCCTACAATAGCATCGGAAAGGCGCTAAGGGGCATCCGCGCAggagatgatcttcatgaCCTTCATAATGTCCATTATTTCGATCCACCGCGAGCGCCATATGACCCAGAGCGCCTGGCAGGGACCGTCACCACTGGTGGAAGTGATTTTTACTACCCTGACGGCACACGAAAGCTCACTCTCAGAGAGTATGCAAGCTTGCAGGGATTTCCGAAGTCGCATCAGTTCCTCGGTACGAAAACATCCATCAAACGGCAGATTGGAAACGCGTTTCCCCCAAACACAGTCCGTGTTCTATACAAGCACTTAGAACAATGGCTCTTGAACGAAGACCGTATGAAACCATTCACCAGCAACCAGgacaccatcctcattgAGGATGATTCCGAGGCAACAGCCAATTTTACAGATGATTCTGAGGATAGGACACGCCACTCTCCGGACATGATGGACGGAAATATTGTTGAGGCTTTCGAT